The Aeromicrobium senzhongii genome includes a window with the following:
- the argC gene encoding N-acetyl-gamma-glutamyl-phosphate reductase — protein MIRAAVTGATGYAGGEVLRLLLQHPQVEIGALTAASTAGTRFGQHQPHLLPLADRIVGETTAENLAGHDVVFLALPHGASAEVAAQLPDDVLVIDCGADHRLESPDAWVQYYGGEHAGTWPYGLPELITGEGRQRDALSGVRRVAVPGCNVTAVTLGLQPAVAAGIVESTDLVAVLANGFSGAGKALKPHLLASEGLGSASPYGVGGTHRHIPEIAQNLTRAGAEDVTISFTPTLVPMARGILATATARLAPGVDADAARAVYEKAYGDEPFIALLPEGQWPTTAATLGANVAHVQIAVDERVGRLVTVTAIDNLVKGTAGGAIQSMNLALGLPETTGLTTIGVAP, from the coding sequence ATGATCAGAGCTGCTGTCACGGGGGCCACCGGCTACGCCGGGGGAGAGGTGCTCCGGCTGTTGCTGCAGCACCCGCAGGTCGAGATCGGGGCGTTGACGGCCGCGTCGACCGCGGGCACGCGGTTCGGCCAGCACCAGCCGCACCTGCTGCCGCTGGCCGACCGCATCGTCGGCGAGACCACGGCCGAGAACCTGGCCGGTCACGACGTCGTCTTCCTGGCGCTGCCCCACGGGGCGTCCGCCGAGGTCGCCGCCCAGCTGCCCGATGACGTCCTCGTCATCGACTGCGGTGCCGACCACCGGCTCGAGAGCCCGGATGCGTGGGTGCAGTACTACGGCGGCGAGCACGCCGGCACGTGGCCGTACGGACTGCCCGAGCTGATCACCGGTGAGGGACGTCAGCGCGACGCCCTCTCCGGAGTCCGCCGGGTCGCCGTCCCCGGCTGCAACGTCACCGCGGTCACGCTGGGACTGCAGCCGGCCGTCGCCGCCGGGATCGTCGAGTCGACCGACCTGGTGGCCGTGCTGGCCAACGGCTTCTCCGGCGCGGGCAAGGCGCTCAAGCCGCATCTGCTCGCGTCCGAGGGGCTCGGCTCGGCCTCGCCCTACGGCGTCGGTGGCACGCACCGGCACATCCCCGAGATCGCCCAGAACCTCACCCGGGCGGGCGCCGAGGACGTGACGATCTCGTTCACGCCGACCCTGGTGCCGATGGCGCGCGGCATCCTGGCCACCGCCACCGCGCGGCTGGCTCCGGGCGTCGACGCAGACGCGGCGCGGGCCGTCTACGAGAAGGCCTACGGCGACGAGCCGTTCATCGCGCTGCTGCCCGAGGGGCAGTGGCCCACCACGGCTGCCACGCTCGGCGCGAACGTCGCCCACGTGCAGATCGCGGTGGACGAGCGGGTCGGCCGCCTCGTCACCGTCACCGCCATCGACAACCTGGTCAAGGGCACGGCGGGCGGCGCGATCCAGTCGATGAACCTCGCCCTCGGCCTGCCCGAGACCACCGGCCTGACCACGATCGGAGTCGCGCCATGA
- the argB gene encoding acetylglutamate kinase — MSDNRLTEWAPEAWAEATTKAATLAHALPWLKAYHGKIVVVKYGGNAMTDEKLKRAFAEDIVFLRLAGFKPVVVHGGGPQISAMLERLQIDSEFRGGLRVTTPEAMEVVRMVLKGQVGPELVGLLNTHGDLAVGLSGEDGGLFRAERTMPLVDGEPVDVGLVGEVVGVRPEAVIDLIEAGRIPVVSTIAPDADGQVLNVNADTAASALAVALGAEKLLVLTDVEGLYADWPTSSDVIGEISPESLEAILPDLASGMIPKMTACLKAVRGGVKRATVVDGREEHAVLLEIFTDEGVGTQVLDGAQTKIRSALYTTSAKEQA; from the coding sequence ATGAGCGACAACCGACTGACCGAATGGGCACCCGAGGCGTGGGCTGAAGCCACGACCAAGGCCGCCACGCTGGCGCACGCCCTGCCGTGGCTGAAGGCCTACCACGGCAAGATCGTCGTGGTGAAGTACGGCGGCAACGCCATGACCGACGAGAAGCTCAAGCGCGCCTTCGCCGAGGACATCGTCTTCCTGCGCCTGGCCGGGTTCAAGCCGGTCGTGGTGCACGGTGGCGGCCCCCAGATCAGCGCGATGCTCGAGCGGTTGCAGATCGACTCGGAGTTCCGCGGCGGCCTGCGCGTCACCACCCCCGAGGCGATGGAGGTCGTCCGGATGGTGCTCAAGGGCCAGGTGGGCCCGGAGCTCGTCGGCCTGCTCAACACGCACGGCGATCTCGCCGTCGGTCTGTCGGGTGAGGACGGCGGCCTCTTCCGCGCCGAGCGCACGATGCCCCTCGTCGACGGCGAGCCCGTCGACGTCGGCCTGGTCGGCGAGGTCGTGGGCGTGCGGCCCGAGGCCGTGATCGACCTCATCGAGGCCGGCCGCATCCCGGTCGTCTCGACGATCGCTCCCGACGCCGACGGTCAGGTCCTCAACGTCAACGCCGACACCGCCGCGTCCGCGCTGGCCGTCGCACTGGGCGCCGAGAAGCTCCTCGTGCTGACGGACGTCGAGGGCCTGTACGCCGACTGGCCGACCAGCAGCGACGTCATCGGCGAGATCAGCCCTGAGTCGCTCGAGGCGATCCTGCCGGACCTCGCGAGCGGCATGATCCCCAAGATGACCGCCTGCCTCAAGGCGGTCCGTGGTGGGGTCAAGCGCGCGACGGTCGTCGACGGTCGCGAGGAGCACGCCGTGCTGCTCGAGATCTTCACCGACGAGGGCGTCGGCACGCAGGTGCTGGACGGAGCGCAGACCAAGATCCGGTCGGCCCTCTACACGACGAGTGCGAAGGAGCAGGCGTGA
- the argJ gene encoding bifunctional glutamate N-acetyltransferase/amino-acid acetyltransferase ArgJ yields the protein MSVTAAQGFRAAGVTAGLKDSGKPDISLVVNEGPSSAAAAVFTSNRCKAHPVIWSEQAIKGGSARAIILNSGGANCYTGPEGFAATHRTAERVAEHLGIGAIDVQVCSTGLIGRLLDEQKVLAGVDAAFAALSPEGGHDAATAIMTTDTVDKQATAGGDGWVIGGMAKGAGMLAPALATMLVVITTDADVDATTLDTALRSATAVSFDRLDSDGCQSTNDTVLVMASGASGVSPDPDEFTEALTTVCRDLALQLLADAEGADHEIAITTINAASEADALEVGRSVARSNLFKTAIYGKDPNWGRILASVGTTTAQFDPIDLDVAVNDVWVCRNSGVGESIDLVDLEPRSVTVTIDLKAGDHSATIWTNDLTHAYVHENSAYST from the coding sequence ATGAGCGTTACTGCTGCACAGGGGTTCCGGGCCGCGGGCGTCACCGCCGGGCTCAAGGACTCGGGCAAGCCCGACATCTCCCTCGTCGTCAACGAGGGCCCGTCGTCGGCCGCCGCCGCCGTCTTCACCTCGAACCGCTGCAAGGCACACCCCGTCATCTGGAGCGAGCAGGCGATCAAGGGCGGCAGCGCCCGGGCGATCATCCTGAACTCCGGTGGCGCCAACTGCTACACCGGCCCCGAGGGATTCGCCGCGACGCACCGCACGGCCGAGCGGGTCGCCGAGCACCTGGGCATCGGCGCGATCGACGTGCAGGTCTGCTCGACGGGCCTCATCGGCCGCCTCCTCGACGAGCAGAAGGTGCTCGCCGGGGTGGACGCCGCCTTCGCCGCGCTGTCGCCCGAGGGCGGCCACGACGCGGCGACCGCGATCATGACGACCGACACCGTCGACAAGCAGGCCACGGCCGGCGGCGACGGATGGGTCATCGGCGGCATGGCCAAGGGTGCGGGCATGCTCGCCCCGGCGCTGGCCACGATGCTCGTCGTCATCACCACGGACGCCGACGTCGACGCCACGACGCTGGACACCGCGCTGCGATCGGCGACCGCGGTGTCCTTCGACCGCCTCGACTCCGACGGCTGCCAGTCCACGAACGACACGGTGCTGGTGATGGCCTCGGGCGCCTCCGGGGTGTCGCCCGATCCGGACGAGTTCACCGAGGCGCTGACCACCGTGTGCCGCGACCTCGCGCTGCAGCTGCTGGCCGACGCCGAGGGCGCCGACCACGAGATCGCGATCACCACGATCAACGCCGCCAGCGAGGCCGATGCGCTCGAGGTGGGGCGCTCCGTGGCCCGCAGCAACCTGTTCAAGACCGCGATCTACGGCAAGGACCCCAACTGGGGCCGCATCCTGGCCTCGGTCGGGACGACCACCGCGCAGTTCGACCCGATCGACCTCGACGTGGCCGTCAACGACGTGTGGGTGTGCCGCAACTCCGGTGTCGGCGAGTCGATCGACCTGGTCGACCTGGAGCCGCGATCGGTCACCGTGACGATCGACCTCAAGGCCGGCGACCACAGCGCCACCATCTGGACCAACGACCTGACGCACGCCTACGTGCACGAGAACTCCGCCTACTCGACCTGA